In one window of Gossypium arboreum isolate Shixiya-1 chromosome 4, ASM2569848v2, whole genome shotgun sequence DNA:
- the LOC108460911 gene encoding zinc-finger homeodomain protein 9-like yields the protein MDIALASTAPKSPEAEPEPEPVSETPTRIQPTKPVSFTNGVLKRHKPHHHHHHHQAPPIVITYKECLKNHAASLGGHALDGCGEFMPSPTATPTDPTSLKCAACGCHRNFHRREPDDPPPTTATPTIEYQPHHRHHPPPPATASQPNRSPNSASPPPISSSYYPSAPHMLLALSGGLTNSHLPAGGLTPNTANLGSNSKKRFRTKFTQYQKDKMLEFAEKIGWKIQKRDEEDIQEFCHEVGVDRGVLKVWMHNNKNTFGKKDQANGGSSTRDGNGSVRFNHEEHNNSNNDNNNGQNLNHHFETDSVAHVGTNGCSSSSS from the coding sequence ATGGATATAGCTCTTGCAAGCACCGCACCAAAATCGCCAGAGGCTGAGCCCGAGCCTGAGCCTGTGAGTGAAACACCAACTCGGATCCAACCCACCAAGCCTGTATCTTTCACCAACGGTGTTCTCAAGCGTCACAAGcctcaccaccaccaccaccaccaccaagcGCCACCCATCGTCATAACCTACAAAGAATGTCTGAAGAACCATGCAGCCAGCTTAGGCGGCCATGCTTTAGACGGTTGCGGTGAATTCATGCCGTCGCCAACAGCCACCCCAACTGACCCAACTTCCCTCAAATGTGCTGCTTGTGGGTGCCACCGCAACTTCCACCGCCGTGAACCGGATGACCCACCACCCACAACAGCTACCCCAACAATAGAATACCAGCCTCACCACCGCCACCATCCGCCACCACCAGCAACGGCAAGTCAACCAAATCGTAGTCCTAACTCAGCTTCCCCACCACCGATCTCATCATCTTACTACCCATCAGCTCCCCACATGCTTTTAGCTCTTTCAGGAGGTCTTACAAACTCCCATTTACCAGCTGGTGGGCTGACACCAAACACTGCTAATCTTGGTTCCAACTCAAAGAAAAGATTCAGAACTAAGTTCACTCAGTACCAGAAGGATAAGATGCTGGAGTTTGCTGAGAAAATTGGGTGGAAAATCCAGAAAAGAGATGAAGAAGATATTCAAGAATTCTGCCATGAAGTTGGGGTTGATAGAGGGGTTTTAAAAGTTTGGATGCATAACAATAAGAATACTTTTGGGAAGAAAGATCAAGCCAATGGAGGGTCCTCGACTAGAGATGGAAATGGAAGTGTTCGATTCAACCATGAAGAACATAACAACAGCAACAACGACAACAACAACGGTCAGAATCTGAACCATCACTTCGAAACTGATAGTGTTGCTCATGTTGGAACTAATGGCtgctcttcttcttcctcttga